One genomic window of Spiroplasma endosymbiont of Diplazon laetatorius includes the following:
- the mgtE gene encoding magnesium transporter, whose amino-acid sequence MLEKEESLNLLTEQIEKLVMENDIKKLRELEEVHYPQDIAEALEALDEKIIIIALRLFTNDTSSEIFPHLDTDIQEEIINKMSSKQVSELFSELYTDDIVDILEEMPSNIVKKILRASTPEARAQINNILKYNDDTAGSIMSVDYTRFKIDWTVTEAIEKIRERDEESEDHNTFYVVDDLNNLKGIVELKDLVFSKGNSLLSEVMDERVLYATTKEDQEAVVEKFKKYDITTLPVVNMQQKLVGIVTVDDVLDVIEEEVTEDIHKMAGISPTDDEYFKTSIWKMVRSRSVWLMFLMVSATLSQIIISLFMEIYGVHDNKEVVDGENINYIVTMLLTPLLTVISGTTGNAGSQSSTMIVRALSLKEVETKDFARVLWKEFRVASITGLILISVNFVRMITIYSIQFNGDLNQPRLWKTIATLSISMYVALIMAKLIGGTLPIIAKKLKLDPAVMAAPLLTTLVDALSTAIFFSIGMIFFL is encoded by the coding sequence ATGTTAGAAAAAGAAGAAAGTTTAAATTTGTTAACCGAACAAATTGAAAAACTTGTAATGGAAAATGATATTAAAAAACTAAGAGAACTAGAAGAAGTACATTATCCACAAGATATAGCAGAAGCTTTAGAAGCTTTAGATGAAAAAATAATAATAATAGCTTTAAGATTATTTACAAATGACACAAGTAGTGAAATATTTCCTCACTTAGATACAGACATTCAAGAAGAAATAATAAATAAAATGTCTTCAAAACAAGTTAGTGAGTTATTTTCTGAATTATATACAGATGACATAGTAGATATTTTAGAAGAAATGCCTTCAAACATTGTTAAAAAAATTCTAAGAGCATCTACTCCTGAAGCTAGAGCTCAAATTAATAACATTTTGAAATATAATGATGATACTGCAGGAAGTATTATGAGTGTTGATTACACAAGATTTAAAATAGATTGAACCGTAACTGAGGCTATAGAAAAAATTAGAGAAAGAGATGAAGAGTCTGAAGACCACAATACTTTCTATGTTGTAGATGATTTAAATAACTTAAAAGGAATAGTTGAATTAAAAGATTTGGTATTCTCTAAAGGAAACTCTTTACTTTCAGAAGTTATGGATGAAAGAGTTCTTTATGCCACTACAAAAGAAGATCAAGAAGCTGTTGTAGAAAAATTTAAAAAATATGACATAACAACTCTACCAGTTGTTAACATGCAACAAAAATTAGTTGGTATAGTTACTGTAGATGATGTGCTTGATGTTATTGAAGAAGAAGTAACAGAAGACATTCACAAAATGGCAGGTATTAGTCCCACAGATGATGAATATTTTAAAACAAGCATTTGAAAAATGGTTAGATCAAGAAGTGTATGATTAATGTTTTTAATGGTTTCTGCAACTTTGTCACAAATTATAATTTCTTTATTTATGGAAATATATGGTGTGCACGATAATAAGGAAGTTGTGGATGGAGAAAATATTAACTACATAGTTACAATGTTGTTAACTCCATTGTTAACTGTTATTTCTGGAACTACAGGTAATGCTGGAAGTCAATCTTCAACAATGATAGTCAGGGCTTTATCTCTTAAGGAAGTAGAAACAAAAGATTTTGCTAGGGTTCTGTGAAAAGAATTTAGAGTAGCATCAATAACTGGACTTATATTAATATCAGTTAACTTCGTTAGAATGATTACAATCTATTCTATTCAATTCAATGGTGATTTAAATCAACCAAGACTTTGAAAAACAATAGCGACTTTATCAATATCTATGTATGTTGCTTTAATTATGGCTAAACTAATTGGAGGTACTTTACCAATTATTGCTAAAAAATTAAAATTAGATCCAGCTGTAATGGCGGCGCCACTATTGACAACTCTTGTAGATGCTCTTTCAACTGCAATATTCTTTTCAATAGGTATGATTTTCTTTTTATAA
- the trmB gene encoding tRNA (guanosine(46)-N7)-methyltransferase TrmB, whose product MRLRNKNWTKDYIDENSKYMITSQKKINASELFEIKQDTFLEIGCGKGQFIIGQSMKNRNKNFIAMEKETTVIGVALKKALNTENIEMTNLLFLNRFAENLLDIFEPNSLKGIFLNFSDPWPKSKHYKKRLTYIDFLNIYWDLLQDEGVIEIKTDNDKLYEFSLEQIQESRFKLLYHTNDLYSNEELVEQNIPTEYEQRFHSLGKNINKIVIKKEV is encoded by the coding sequence ATGAGATTAAGAAATAAAAATTGAACAAAAGATTATATAGATGAAAATTCTAAATATATGATAACTTCTCAAAAGAAAATTAATGCAAGTGAATTATTTGAAATTAAACAGGACACCTTTTTAGAAATAGGTTGTGGCAAAGGTCAATTTATTATTGGTCAATCAATGAAAAATAGAAATAAAAACTTTATTGCTATGGAAAAAGAAACTACTGTAATTGGAGTCGCTTTAAAAAAAGCTTTAAACACAGAAAATATTGAAATGACAAATTTATTATTTCTAAATAGATTTGCTGAAAACCTATTAGATATTTTTGAACCTAACTCTTTAAAGGGAATATTTCTTAATTTCTCAGATCCGTGACCAAAATCAAAACATTACAAAAAAAGATTAACCTATATTGATTTTCTAAATATTTACTGAGATTTACTTCAAGACGAAGGTGTTATTGAAATAAAAACTGATAATGATAAATTGTATGAGTTTAGTTTAGAACAAATTCAAGAATCTAGATTCAAGTTACTTTATCATACAAATGATCTTTATTCTAATGAAGAACTAGTTGAACAAAACATACCAACAGAATACGAACAAAGGTTTCACTCTTTAGGTAAAAACATTAACAAGATAGTTATAAAAAAAGAGGTTTAG
- a CDS encoding ABC transporter ATP-binding protein, translating into MANYAIEMENISMIFNQKVIANEDVTLKVEKGEIHCLVGENGAGKSTLMSILFGIYQPTKGIIKINGKEEIITSPIKATQLGIGMVHQHFKLIDILPVWKNIALGCESVIGWEIINKKAVIEKTTEIMNKYNLEVDLNKKIQNISVGQKQRVEILKILYRDVDILVFDEPTAVLTPQEIDGLLDVMLEFKKMGKTIIFITHKFAEIEKVADKATVIRKGKYIGTYDVKKSGVEEISKAMVGRNVVEAKNNSTKPVGETVIRFEDVNVKKHNNSKIMGLKDFNLEIKEGEIVAIAGVEGNGQNEIAEVLSGLTKPVNGKIYHRGEDITKSSISKRYLTHKMSFIPEDRHEHGLVLDSNIINNTTLQDIGTEKFSNGWFVNFAKVQNHTQKIIKDYDVRNADAGFTITRNLSGGNQQKVIIGRELTRENDFIIIFQPTRGLDVGSIEFIHEQILKAKEEGKAILLISYELSEVLQLADRVVVVNSGSIVGELDKKQATREKVGQLMTSQAEGVNTNV; encoded by the coding sequence ATGGCTAATTATGCAATTGAAATGGAAAACATTTCTATGATTTTCAATCAAAAAGTTATAGCAAATGAAGATGTAACTTTAAAAGTTGAAAAAGGAGAAATACACTGTCTTGTTGGTGAAAATGGTGCTGGTAAATCAACACTTATGTCTATCCTTTTTGGAATTTATCAACCAACAAAAGGAATCATAAAAATTAATGGTAAGGAAGAGATTATAACTTCTCCAATTAAGGCAACTCAATTAGGGATAGGTATGGTTCACCAACACTTTAAGTTAATTGATATATTACCTGTTTGAAAAAATATTGCTTTAGGTTGTGAGTCAGTAATAGGGTGAGAAATCATAAATAAAAAAGCCGTTATTGAAAAAACAACTGAGATAATGAATAAATATAATTTAGAAGTTGATCTAAATAAAAAAATTCAAAACATATCGGTTGGCCAAAAGCAAAGAGTTGAAATACTAAAAATATTATACAGAGATGTAGATATTTTAGTTTTTGACGAACCAACAGCTGTTCTAACACCTCAAGAAATAGATGGTCTATTAGATGTTATGTTAGAATTCAAAAAAATGGGAAAAACTATAATATTTATTACACATAAATTTGCTGAAATTGAAAAAGTTGCAGATAAGGCAACTGTAATAAGAAAAGGTAAATACATTGGAACTTATGATGTTAAGAAATCTGGTGTTGAAGAAATTTCTAAAGCTATGGTTGGTAGAAATGTTGTTGAAGCAAAAAACAATTCAACAAAACCAGTTGGAGAAACTGTTATAAGATTTGAAGATGTTAATGTTAAAAAACATAACAATAGTAAAATTATGGGATTAAAAGATTTCAACTTAGAAATAAAAGAAGGAGAAATCGTTGCTATAGCTGGTGTTGAGGGTAATGGACAAAACGAAATAGCTGAAGTACTTAGTGGTTTAACAAAACCAGTTAATGGAAAGATATACCACAGAGGAGAAGATATAACTAAATCTTCAATATCAAAAAGATATTTAACTCACAAAATGAGTTTTATACCCGAAGATAGACATGAACACGGTTTGGTTTTAGATTCAAATATTATAAACAACACAACTTTACAAGATATAGGAACTGAAAAATTTAGTAATGGATGATTTGTAAATTTTGCAAAAGTACAAAATCATACTCAAAAAATTATTAAAGATTATGATGTTAGAAATGCTGATGCAGGATTTACTATTACTAGAAACTTATCTGGAGGAAATCAACAAAAAGTTATTATCGGAAGAGAACTTACAAGAGAAAATGATTTCATAATTATTTTCCAACCTACAAGAGGTTTAGATGTTGGTTCAATCGAATTTATTCATGAACAAATATTAAAAGCAAAAGAAGAAGGAAAAGCTATCTTACTGATATCTTATGAACTTTCAGAAGTTTTACAACTAGCAGACAGAGTTGTTGTTGTTAACTCAGGAAGTATAGTTGGAGAACTAGATAAAAAACAAGCAACTAGAGAAAAAGTTGGTCAATTAATGACTTCACAAGCGGAAGGAGTAAATACTAATGTTTAA
- a CDS encoding ABC transporter permease, with translation MFKMKFWTVKVKTEALVKSSTFAEKLNLVKASAMSILIGLLVGVLFVFCNGQNGFEFIWIALSRSLTTNIDRTLVYFGCYTLIGLGLALGFKLKIFNMGGSGQILAGLIMTFVITNTLGQKANPDAQAVLDLKFAPLVFLVTIISGMTISTITGALKVYLNVHEVASSILLNWTLWYLLKWYMTINNSASSTPALNENMAMLGNSIWALCVLCALFCVVITYIVIQYTTTGYRLKIVGNSPSAAKYSGIKSPNYILLVMAVQGMFISMGGFFYYFLIQGSVGFGKDLVPQVGFDGIPVALVAFNNVLGIVPVAFLWGILKEGASVAITTPGLNSLNAEVADLVFGIIIYCSTLYVLFVKFDLILKVKQMIYLEKDIITKDEISLRKTKISETKMLLKQVNELEELVKIKEQISALSSEQKEEIQKLSAAYTEIKTFHVRKHKKTIEDLKLEIKDLIEKGYETYNQKSIKGLKISFNNKKAGSEFSTLDLIIENISRVGDFNKECNIKIKEIKKQLAEEIKEAKLSKDESALIKIEELKIKAQNDIQKIQTEFKEFKSEIENQSNDLIDKTNSDVKGYKEVYVECKKEAQTFLKEVKTTLKNNLKDKDENESSIIKKDYFEKLMEVKEKYDRIH, from the coding sequence ATGTTTAAAATGAAATTTTGAACTGTAAAAGTAAAAACAGAAGCCCTTGTTAAGTCTTCAACTTTTGCAGAAAAATTAAACCTAGTTAAGGCATCTGCGATGTCTATATTGATAGGTTTATTGGTTGGGGTTTTATTTGTTTTCTGTAATGGACAAAACGGATTTGAATTCATATGAATTGCACTTTCAAGATCACTTACAACAAACATAGATAGAACTCTAGTGTACTTCGGTTGTTACACACTTATAGGTCTTGGTTTGGCGCTAGGATTTAAATTAAAAATATTTAATATGGGTGGATCTGGACAAATATTGGCTGGATTAATAATGACTTTTGTTATTACAAACACTCTTGGTCAAAAAGCGAACCCGGATGCTCAAGCTGTTCTGGACTTAAAATTTGCACCGTTAGTTTTCTTGGTAACAATAATATCAGGGATGACAATTTCAACAATAACTGGTGCTCTTAAAGTTTATTTAAATGTGCATGAAGTTGCTTCATCAATTTTATTAAACTGAACTTTATGATATTTATTAAAATGATATATGACAATAAATAATAGTGCTTCTTCAACTCCAGCCCTAAACGAAAACATGGCTATGTTGGGGAACTCAATTTGAGCACTATGTGTTCTTTGTGCACTATTCTGTGTTGTTATAACTTATATTGTTATTCAATACACAACAACTGGTTACAGATTAAAAATAGTTGGTAACTCACCAAGTGCTGCTAAGTACTCAGGTATTAAAAGTCCAAATTATATTTTACTTGTAATGGCAGTTCAAGGAATGTTTATAAGTATGGGTGGATTCTTCTACTATTTCCTAATTCAAGGAAGTGTTGGATTTGGTAAAGATTTAGTTCCGCAAGTTGGATTTGACGGAATACCTGTTGCTTTAGTAGCATTTAACAATGTACTTGGAATTGTACCTGTTGCATTCTTATGAGGAATTCTTAAAGAAGGAGCATCAGTTGCAATAACTACTCCAGGGCTTAATAGTCTAAATGCAGAAGTTGCAGACTTAGTGTTTGGTATTATAATTTACTGTTCAACTTTATATGTATTATTTGTAAAATTCGATTTAATTTTAAAAGTTAAACAAATGATTTATCTTGAAAAAGATATCATAACAAAAGATGAAATATCTTTACGTAAAACTAAAATATCAGAAACAAAAATGTTATTAAAACAAGTTAATGAATTAGAAGAACTTGTAAAAATAAAAGAACAAATCTCAGCACTAAGTTCAGAACAAAAAGAAGAAATTCAAAAACTTTCTGCAGCTTATACTGAAATAAAAACTTTCCACGTTAGAAAACATAAAAAAACAATTGAAGATTTAAAATTAGAAATTAAAGATTTAATTGAAAAAGGTTATGAAACTTATAATCAAAAATCAATTAAAGGATTGAAAATATCTTTCAACAATAAAAAAGCTGGATCAGAATTCTCTACACTAGATTTAATAATCGAAAATATTAGTAGAGTTGGAGACTTCAACAAAGAATGTAATATAAAGATAAAAGAAATTAAAAAACAATTAGCTGAAGAAATTAAAGAAGCTAAATTATCTAAAGATGAATCAGCTTTAATAAAAATTGAGGAATTAAAAATTAAAGCTCAAAATGATATTCAAAAAATTCAAACTGAGTTTAAAGAATTTAAATCTGAAATTGAAAATCAATCAAATGATTTAATTGATAAAACAAATTCTGATGTTAAAGGATACAAGGAAGTTTATGTGGAATGTAAAAAAGAAGCACAAACTTTCTTAAAAGAAGTTAAAACTACATTAAAAAATAATTTAAAAGATAAAGATGAAAATGAAAGTTCAATTATTAAAAAGGACTATTTCGAGAAATTAATGGAGGTAAAAGAAAAATATGACAGAATTCATTAA
- a CDS encoding ABC transporter permease, protein MTEFINSVFANTSTFFAIFMLAAIAGMFSERSGVVNLGIEGFMTMGALGYSIFGYAVHSSGADPNDWLQLVGLAIGAAMGGLLSLLHAFTAIKLKGDQVISGTAINILAQGIALVLATSTMTGPENYIATGFLPIAIDSGVNQMFTIYLIMAIIVSLGIGFYFTFTKTGTRHIAAGENPHALDAAGISVTKYRLWCVILSGSIAGLAGAIFVVSRLLGSFAGSVQGYGFISLAIMILGQWRVGLISLFAFVFAFVFALGTQLPFLKTDSAWMKTNASLLRILPFVTSLLVMMIFAKKSKPPKASGIPFDKTQR, encoded by the coding sequence ATGACAGAATTCATTAATTCGGTATTTGCAAATACCTCAACTTTCTTCGCTATATTCATGTTGGCTGCGATAGCTGGTATGTTTTCAGAGAGATCTGGAGTTGTAAACCTAGGAATAGAAGGTTTCATGACAATGGGAGCTCTTGGTTATAGTATATTTGGATATGCTGTTCACTCTTCTGGAGCGGACCCAAATGACTGATTACAATTAGTTGGATTAGCTATAGGAGCTGCAATGGGTGGTTTACTATCATTGCTACATGCTTTTACAGCAATTAAACTAAAAGGTGATCAAGTTATATCTGGTACAGCCATTAATATTCTGGCTCAAGGTATAGCTTTAGTATTAGCAACTTCAACTATGACAGGACCAGAAAACTATATAGCAACTGGTTTCCTACCAATAGCTATTGACAGTGGCGTTAACCAAATGTTTACAATTTACTTAATAATGGCAATCATTGTATCATTAGGAATTGGTTTCTACTTTACATTTACAAAAACAGGAACTAGACATATTGCTGCAGGTGAAAATCCTCATGCATTAGATGCTGCTGGAATATCAGTTACAAAATACAGATTATGATGTGTTATCTTATCTGGATCAATAGCTGGATTAGCAGGAGCTATATTCGTTGTTTCAAGACTTCTTGGAAGTTTTGCAGGATCAGTTCAAGGTTATGGATTTATTTCATTAGCTATTATGATTCTTGGTCAATGAAGAGTTGGATTAATATCATTGTTTGCATTTGTGTTTGCATTTGTGTTTGCGCTTGGTACTCAATTACCATTCTTAAAAACAGATAGTGCATGAATGAAAACAAATGCCTCATTGCTAAGAATATTACCATTCGTTACTTCATTGTTGGTTATGATGATATTTGCTAAAAAATCAAAACCACCAAAAGCAAGTGGTATACCTTTTGACAAAACGCAAAGGTAA
- the deoD gene encoding purine-nucleoside phosphorylase, with amino-acid sequence MSNIPTPHISANKEDIAKIVLMPGDPLRAKKIAETYLEDVKLVNEVRNMFMYTGTYKGIKITVAGSGMGCPSIGIYSYELFKFYDVDYIVRVGSAGSYNENINVYDIFNVKEAFGESNYAKIAASIDSNIIDAGKDLFNKIEEVAKKNDIKTHTGRCHSSDVFYRYEDSMVYAKENKLDVVEMESYALFANAIVTGKQSACLLTISDSFITREVTTAEERQNNFMQMIELALETALELK; translated from the coding sequence ATGTCAAATATACCTACACCACACATTAGTGCAAATAAAGAAGACATTGCAAAGATAGTATTAATGCCAGGAGATCCTTTAAGGGCTAAAAAAATAGCAGAAACATATTTAGAAGATGTAAAACTTGTTAATGAAGTTAGAAATATGTTTATGTATACAGGAACTTACAAAGGAATTAAAATCACTGTAGCTGGAAGTGGAATGGGTTGTCCAAGTATTGGGATTTACTCATATGAATTATTCAAATTTTACGATGTCGATTATATTGTAAGAGTTGGAAGTGCAGGAAGTTATAATGAAAATATCAATGTATATGATATTTTCAATGTAAAAGAGGCTTTCGGAGAAAGTAACTATGCAAAAATCGCTGCCAGCATTGACTCAAATATCATTGATGCAGGTAAAGATTTATTTAATAAAATTGAAGAAGTGGCTAAGAAAAACGATATAAAAACACATACTGGTAGATGTCATTCTTCTGATGTTTTCTATAGATACGAAGACTCAATGGTTTATGCAAAAGAAAATAAATTAGATGTAGTTGAAATGGAATCATATGCATTATTTGCAAATGCAATTGTAACTGGAAAACAATCTGCTTGTTTATTAACTATATCAGATAGTTTTATAACTAGAGAAGTTACCACTGCAGAAGAAAGACAAAATAACTTTATGCAAATGATAGAGTTGGCCTTAGAAACTGCATTAGAATTAAAATAA
- the tsaD gene encoding tRNA (adenosine(37)-N6)-threonylcarbamoyltransferase complex transferase subunit TsaD has product MKILAIESSCDEFSVSIMSDGKVLSNVISSQIKEHSEFGGVVPELASRLHVENFHWVLSESLKEAQIKLEEIEVISYTANPGLIGSLIVGKLVAQTLALYLDKPLMEMNHIQGHIYGANIEEKFEYPTLALVVSGGHTQIQILKQPLDFKIIGSTQDDAVGECYDKVARVLGLKYPGGPKIDELAKSGNENKYLLPISKNDETYDFSFSGLKTASLNLINKLNQNKEEININDFCASFQKTAIETLMIKFERAVKEFSPKTITVVGGVSANSRIRETFLEIGKKYQINKVIVPKMEYCTDNAAMIAELTNEYLSK; this is encoded by the coding sequence ATGAAAATTTTGGCTATCGAATCAAGTTGTGATGAATTTAGTGTCTCAATAATGAGTGATGGTAAAGTTTTATCAAATGTAATATCTAGTCAAATTAAAGAACACTCAGAATTTGGAGGAGTAGTTCCTGAATTAGCATCTAGATTACATGTTGAAAATTTTCATTGAGTTTTAAGTGAATCACTTAAAGAAGCTCAAATTAAATTAGAAGAAATTGAGGTAATTTCATATACTGCAAACCCAGGTTTGATTGGTAGTTTGATAGTTGGGAAATTAGTAGCTCAAACCTTGGCTTTATATTTAGATAAACCATTAATGGAGATGAATCACATTCAGGGACATATATATGGTGCTAATATAGAAGAAAAGTTTGAATATCCAACTTTAGCATTAGTTGTTAGTGGTGGACATACTCAAATTCAAATTTTAAAACAACCTTTGGATTTCAAAATAATTGGATCTACACAAGATGATGCTGTTGGCGAATGCTATGATAAAGTGGCTAGAGTTTTAGGGTTAAAATATCCTGGAGGACCAAAGATTGACGAATTAGCTAAAAGTGGAAATGAAAATAAATACTTACTTCCAATAAGTAAAAATGATGAAACATATGACTTTTCATTTTCTGGTTTAAAAACAGCTAGTTTAAATCTTATAAACAAATTAAATCAAAACAAAGAAGAAATTAATATTAATGATTTTTGTGCAAGTTTTCAAAAGACTGCAATAGAAACATTAATGATTAAGTTCGAGAGAGCAGTTAAAGAATTTAGTCCAAAAACAATAACTGTTGTTGGTGGCGTGAGTGCTAACTCAAGGATAAGAGAAACATTCCTAGAAATAGGAAAAAAATATCAAATAAATAAAGTTATTGTTCCTAAAATGGAATACTGTACAGATAATGCAGCAATGATTGCTGAATTAACAAATGAATATTTAAGCAAATAA
- a CDS encoding alpha/beta hydrolase gives MKKSKRLKKNTLINRVRKGFRTFYGSMETPFVESPISVSRKIKKFNKSKEDKKWMKELLTTNKIVKKFYKRPELEFHDIENIESVDFLSRDGIRLAGLVYEPNKDSNKWVIASHWFAGHKTLALHHAKIFSKMGYNILVYDFRGHGHSQDDTTTMGGKEHMDLMGAVDWLKENRTIDQLAFMGTSMGAFVSNYCSMYYKEELKQLNFKFVISDVTYGSVFSLFMHVRNIYLGFLPKKRTKKFINKVIERQNKHEDSINLHEVSIFHLLREQGNKDLFPTLFLHSTDDKVTSPADTFELLIRRKFEEDEHLVFNFSMHTQAMRYHFKTFNYKIAEFINRYQDGNELFDEIVREWKLLKFEKKDQISLLLK, from the coding sequence ATGAAAAAATCAAAAAGATTAAAAAAGAATACTTTAATAAACCGTGTAAGAAAAGGTTTTAGAACTTTTTATGGAAGTATGGAAACACCTTTTGTAGAATCTCCTATATCTGTTTCTAGAAAAATTAAAAAATTTAACAAATCAAAAGAAGATAAAAAATGAATGAAGGAATTATTAACTACTAATAAAATAGTTAAAAAATTCTATAAAAGACCAGAGTTGGAATTTCATGATATTGAAAATATTGAATCTGTAGACTTTTTATCACGAGATGGTATTAGGTTAGCAGGTCTAGTATACGAACCAAATAAAGACTCAAATAAATGAGTTATAGCTTCTCATTGATTTGCAGGACATAAAACATTGGCCTTGCACCATGCAAAGATTTTTTCAAAAATGGGATACAACATTTTAGTTTATGATTTTAGAGGTCATGGACATTCACAAGACGATACTACAACTATGGGTGGAAAAGAACATATGGACCTAATGGGAGCTGTAGATTGATTAAAAGAAAATAGAACTATAGATCAACTTGCTTTTATGGGTACTAGTATGGGTGCTTTTGTATCTAATTATTGCTCTATGTACTATAAAGAAGAATTAAAACAACTTAACTTTAAATTTGTAATCTCAGATGTAACATATGGAAGTGTTTTTAGTTTATTTATGCACGTAAGAAATATTTATTTAGGATTTTTACCGAAAAAAAGAACTAAAAAATTCATTAATAAAGTTATTGAAAGACAAAATAAACATGAAGACAGTATAAATCTTCATGAAGTAAGTATTTTTCACCTTTTAAGAGAACAAGGAAACAAAGACTTATTCCCAACTTTATTTTTACATTCAACAGATGATAAAGTGACAAGTCCAGCAGATACTTTTGAATTACTTATTAGAAGAAAGTTTGAAGAAGACGAACATTTAGTCTTTAATTTCTCAATGCACACACAAGCCATGAGGTATCACTTCAAAACTTTTAATTACAAGATAGCAGAATTCATTAATAGATATCAAGATGGCAATGAACTTTTTGATGAAATAGTTCGGGAATGAAAGTTATTGAAGTTTGAGAAAAAAGATCAAATATCATTACTTTTAAAATAA
- the asnS gene encoding asparagine--tRNA ligase translates to MKDIRTLYSEYKDVKEVSLIARVRNNRQGKVVSFLVINDGTTISDVQVVYKNDTKGYEEATQARVSSIVEVKGLVVLTPGKQQEFEIQAQEIILLDQAIEDYPLQKKEHSPEFLREISHLRARTKTFQSIFKIRSVAAFAIHKFFQEKNYVYVNTPIITENDAEGAGEAFVVTTREDGKYEEDFFGKKASLTVSGQLNGEAYAQAFKNIYTFGPTFRAENSNTSKHAAEFWMIEPEMAFCDLEGNLKIIEDLVRYSINYVFENAKEELDFCNENLEEGLIEKLNIVRNSKFAVNKYEDVIKTLQEAVKNGHQFEESNIEFGLDLGTEHERYICEVVNKCPTFVTDYPKEIKAFYMKQNEDGKTVAAADLLVPGIGELVGGSQREDDFEKIINRCKDMGIDPEELDWYNGLRNYGYYKSAGFGLGFERLIMYITGASNIRDVISFPRTPRNLLF, encoded by the coding sequence ATGAAAGATATTAGAACATTATATTCAGAATATAAAGATGTTAAGGAAGTTAGTTTAATAGCTAGAGTTAGAAATAATAGACAAGGTAAAGTTGTTAGTTTTTTAGTTATAAATGACGGAACTACAATAAGTGATGTACAAGTTGTTTATAAAAATGACACTAAAGGTTATGAAGAAGCTACACAAGCTAGAGTTAGTTCTATTGTGGAAGTAAAAGGTTTGGTTGTTTTAACACCTGGTAAACAACAAGAATTTGAAATACAAGCACAAGAGATAATTTTATTAGATCAAGCAATAGAAGATTATCCTTTACAAAAAAAAGAACATTCACCTGAATTTCTTAGAGAGATTTCTCACCTAAGAGCAAGAACAAAAACTTTTCAATCAATATTTAAAATAAGATCTGTAGCAGCTTTTGCTATTCATAAGTTTTTTCAAGAAAAAAATTATGTTTATGTAAATACACCAATCATTACTGAAAATGATGCTGAAGGCGCTGGAGAAGCTTTTGTTGTTACAACAAGAGAAGATGGTAAATACGAAGAAGATTTCTTTGGTAAAAAAGCAAGTCTTACTGTTTCTGGACAACTAAATGGTGAGGCTTATGCACAAGCTTTTAAAAACATTTATACATTCGGACCAACTTTTAGAGCAGAAAATTCAAACACTTCTAAGCATGCAGCTGAATTTTGAATGATAGAACCAGAAATGGCATTCTGTGATTTAGAAGGTAACTTAAAAATAATTGAAGATTTAGTTAGATATTCAATTAACTATGTTTTTGAAAATGCAAAAGAAGAATTAGATTTCTGTAATGAAAATCTAGAAGAAGGATTAATTGAAAAACTAAACATAGTTAGAAACTCAAAATTTGCAGTTAATAAATATGAAGATGTAATTAAAACTCTTCAAGAAGCAGTTAAAAATGGTCACCAATTTGAAGAATCAAATATTGAATTTGGTCTTGATTTAGGTACAGAACATGAAAGATACATTTGTGAAGTTGTTAACAAATGTCCTACATTTGTAACAGACTATCCAAAAGAAATAAAAGCTTTCTATATGAAACAAAATGAAGATGGTAAAACTGTAGCGGCAGCAGACTTATTAGTTCCTGGAATCGGTGAACTTGTTGGTGGAAGTCAAAGAGAAGATGATTTTGAAAAAATCATTAATAGATGTAAAGATATGGGAATTGATCCAGAAGAATTGGATTGATATAATGGTCTAAGAAACTATGGTTACTACAAATCAGCTGGTTTTGGTTTAGGTTTTGAAAGACTTATAATGTACATTACAGGTGCATCTAACATAAGGGATGTAATTTCATTCCCTAGAACACCAAGAAACTTGTTATTTTAA